The genomic stretch TCACTAGTCCTTGATAAGCTTGAGACTGGCCTTCTAAAGAATGGCCATGGCCTCTAGCAGCAACAGTTATGCCAGTTTTGGAACCCATTTCAAAGATAAGTTTTATAGTGGAAGAGATGTCAGAAACTGATTTTGGGTACAGAACTGCTAATGGGAGGAAGTGGCATCTATTACCAAAGTCTTTGGCTGCATGTTCTAAGTTGTCAAAATTAAGGTACCCTTCAAGTTGTAATTGTTTCAATGATAAATAGTTCAGTGAGAAACTTGAGGAGGTAGAAACTGCAGGGGTGGCAAACTGATGATTGTTACAGCAGAGTTTATTTTTGTTGCTTGAACAACTGCATAGTATGAATATAAGCAATTTCAGGAGCAAGTCATTTTGCTTAAATAAAAAATGGGGTGGTAATTTCATTCTTTTCAAATAAGTATGAAAGGGAAGTTCTAGTGGAAACAAAGGAAAGCTTGTTTTTTTAAATACTTCACCTTTTGTTTGAGAATATGCAGATGTGCTGAATGACTTCAAGAAAGGAAGGGTGGTGAAGAGAATATATAGGTGTATGTCTGAGATGTCACTTTCAATGAGCCGGGGTCGATCAGAAACAACTTCTCTACTTTCACAAGATAaaggtaaggtctgtgtacacttTATCCTTCCCAGCTCCCACTATGTGGGATTACACCGGGTTTGTtatagttattgttgttgttgttgttgtctgaGATGTCACAATCAATGAGCTAggggtctatcgaaaacaacctctctatctttacaagataggggtaaggtctgcgtacactctatcATTTCCGGATCCCACTGCATGGAATTGCACTGAatttgttattattgttattgtagTCGTATGAGATTTCACTGTCAATGTTGGACGCTTATAGTCAAGGACtgtcatgtttgtattgtttGCAAATAGATACAACATTTACAACAATCAATGCCTCACTCCCTCCCAAGGTGGGTCCGGCTAGATAATTTCTCACCATGTTACTTCATATAAAATCATCTCACGCTATTATTTGCAAATGTATGCTTTGAGGAAATTTATCCGATTTAGCCTCAActttcttataaaaaaaatagaagaggaAAATTTTACATATTATTAAATTGTCGTTAATCGAAATGGATTGTTGATTTCATTGTACGGCCTTGGACAATCTTGATGTTATGAGGCAGATTATGTGATTGAGCTAgacttagggtgtgtttggtgtgaaagaaattatttttcatgGAATATATATTCCTGAAAAATGAGtgattttatcacttatttttccttgtttggttggtgagtaaaaaatttttttcgaaaaatattttctattgtTTAATTAGAGAGTATACaatattttttaggaaaataatttcttATTCTACTCTCCTCACCTCCTTTCCCCAAATCCCATGTTTCCGTGCTCTCCCCCATCCCCTACCCCAAATACCCAATATTTTCAGGACTCTATTTCAggaatttaattattcttttaaaaattcacacAAATCCAAAGAAACTCATCTGCTGCTTTATTTTTTCATCGCAAAAATAACGTTGAAATTTGTGCtccataactaaaaagaaaatacagttttttgattgaaaaagaaagtactcatTCTActacatgaaaagaaagtactcattttattgaaatgaaagaaaatactttttactacatcatgaaaaaaaatactcatttcgttgaaataaaaaaaaatattttttctacatcataaaaagataaatactcattttgttgaaatgaacgAAAATActttttattacattattttgtTAAAATGAAACAAAGACTTTTTTTACATTATGAAAgaagtatatattttttaaaataaaataaaatagttttttaaaatcatgaaaaaaaactACTCactttgttgaaatgaaaaagaaagtatTCTATCTACAACATAAAAAAAAGTACTattaataatatttctatttagggTGGGGTCAAAGGTAGAGTATGGGATGGGTGGGTGTGGAGTGGGGGTGGGGCTGGGTAGGGATAAGGTGGGCAGAtgggtgtgtgtgtgtggggtggggtggggtggggtggggggatGGGGAATAGGGTGGGAAAAGTTGAAAcagaattttaaaaaatattttctattctCTTGATAGTGAAAATATTTTCCTCTAATTggaggaaggaaaatgagttcCCGAGAAACATGTTTTCTAAAATATTTAAGCTAATCAAatatgaaaacatgaaaaaaaatttCCTTCATGCCAAACACACCATTATTGTTCATTTCTTAACATTGTATCAAAGCTaaaattattcttgttcttttgttttaaaaatataattattccTATTCTTCGTTAACCCAATATTAAGCCTTAGGACTCTTCAAAAGTCCAGCCTTGGGCATACCGGTACACCGGGGGTGAGAGCATTAGATTGTCCCCACATTAGTCGAGGGTTTGAGCGGTTGTCTCTTTATATGATctttgtatacggtaaaatcggagggtcctaTTTTTGGTCATACTTCGTAAGCACGTTTCCAAAAGCTCGAGGCTATGGTCGAGATTCACACCCGAGGGGCTACCGACGTCCAACCTCGGGGCAATGCAGATCGATAGTTATGGTCAGTGTTTTCAAAGGCGTTATTGGGGCGAGTACAGGGCGAGTCCCGGGGCGGGGCGCACTGAAAATGCACCAGGGCGATAGAAAAAGGCGAAGTTCTTTCGGGCGTACGCACTATACACTGGGGTGCACGCCTAGGCGAAATGCACGCTTTCTTCTGGGACTTACGCCCTATGGAACTTAGCCAAATTAGGAACAATTTATACAATTCCCAATATTTTTTTCAACCCTTTCACTTTTACCCGCACAAGACTTACCAGAAGCAAATAAAAAGACCATACGGTGTTGACTTTTCTGTTTCATATTAAGTCCACAACTCCAAAGGTATAACTTAATCTTTCTTAttacttttttgatttttttgtttctttctgcTTTATGCCCATCTACACTTCCTTTCCAAATAGTTTAAGTAGAGATTATCCATCATTGAATCTGATTTTCTTGTTCTATTGTAATTGTATAATCGGTATTTCATAGATTCATATGTGGTTCTTCCAATTGTATGTGCTCCTAGCCTCCTACAGTAAAAAAATTTACTGGTTGAGATTTAATattctttttgtattttaatcCAACAGTACTTTATTTGCTTGTTTGGAATTCTTAATCCAACAATGCTTTACTGTAAAAACTTTACTTTATTTGCTTGTTTGAAATTCTTAATCCAACAGTACACTTAAGCCTATTTAAATTTAGTTGCCATGATTTGTGGGCATTGTCATGTTTGCTTCAGCTTTCTGTACCAACTTGATCCCGATTCAGTAATTTTTAAAGAACTAAAAGTATTCAGATTTATCTGTTGTACAAAATTCAAATAACGAAATAAAGAAACGCAAAATTAGGAAACAAAAAATGTTCTCCCTTTGTAAAGgaattttatgaaatttgaagttCAATAATGTTCTGTTGTATGTAGATTTTCTTCTAATAATTTACATGTTCTTATCTCACTTTTCTTGTAGGTAAGCTAAAACGTTACAATGGATGAAGAGGGCTCTAAAAATGCAAGGAAAACAGATGTTGCATGGAAATATTCAATCATGACCCTGAATGAGAAATACTTTCGAAGCAAGTTCTGTAATCAACAAATTAGTGGCACAATTAACAGATTGAAGCAACATTTAACAGGCACCCACAAAGGGATAAAACCTTGTCCGAAGGTACCGTATGAAGTAGCTGAAGAATGCAAGAAAGCATTACTAAAGCTTCAAAATGTAAAAATCATAAGAAAGGCTACTTTGGAAGAAATGCGAGCTGTTGCAACTGGAAGTGATAACATGGATGGTGAATCAGGTTCTTCTCCAACTATGAGCAATTTGCCTTCAAAGGCTAGAGGTCCGCTGGATGATTTTGTTAGTACTCAAGCAAGACAAGCTACTTTGAACTCCAAATGGAAAAAATAGGAAAGAAAAAAAGTTTGTCAGCGAATTGGTAGGTTTTTCTTCTCAAGTGGTATACCATTTAATGTTGCAAATGATCCGTACTATTTGTCAATGTTTGAAGGAGTTGCAAATTATGGTCCGGGTTTTGTACCTTCTTCAATGCATGAGCTAAGAACTTGGATACTAAAAGATGAAGTTACAAATATTAACAAGATGTTAGATGAACATAAGAAATCTTGGAAGTAATATGGTTGTTCAATTATGTCCGATAGTTGGACAGATGGAAAAGGTAGATGTTTTATCAACTTTCTAATTAATAGTCTCGCGAGTACTTTTTTTTTTGAGATCTATTGATGCATCGGACTCTATAAAAAGTGGTGAAATACTTGCGCTGCATTTAAATAAGATCATAGATGAAGTTGGAGAAGAGAATGTTGTGCAGATAATAACTGATAATGGTTCTAATTTTATTAATGCTGGAAAAAGAATAATGGAAACTAGGCCTCATATTTATTGGACTCCATGTGCAGCGCATTGCATTGACCTATTATTAGAAGACATAGGAAAATTGAAAATGCATCAAGACACACTTACAAAAGCAAAAGAAGTGGTGAGATTTATTTATGGACATACATGAGTGTTAGATTTaatgagatcatatacaaataatCATGAACTTCTTCGTCCTGCTGTTACTCGCTTTGCTATAGCATATCTCACACTTCAAAGCATTCAAAAGCAAAAACAAGCTCTTAGATCT from Nicotiana sylvestris chromosome 12, ASM39365v2, whole genome shotgun sequence encodes the following:
- the LOC138883421 gene encoding uncharacterized protein, producing the protein MDEEGSKNARKTDVAWKYSIMTLNEKYFRSKFCNQQISGTINRLKQHLTGTHKGIKPCPKVPYEVAEECKKALLKLQNVKIIRKATLEEMRAVATGSDNMDGESGSSPTMSNLPSKARGPLDDFERKKVCQRIGRFFFSSGIPFNVANDPYYLSMFEGVANYGPGFVPSSMHELRTWILKDEVTNINKMLDEHKKSWKSIDASDSIKSGEILALHLNKIIDEVGEENVVQIITDNGSNFINAGKRIMETRPHIYWTPCAAHCIDLLLEDIGKLKMHQDTLTKAKEVVRFIYGHT